The following is a genomic window from Oscillatoria salina IIICB1.
AAAGTATCGATATTTTGCAGTTCTGGCGCTTGGGGTTCCTCCTCAAAAACCTCTTCCCAGTCGAAATCGAGTCGAAAGCAAATTTCCTTAAAAATTGTTTGATCTACTGGCTTCCCTGCAAAAAATTTTCCTACAGTCTGACGCACGCAACCCACTTCCTCAGCCAACTGTTGCTGAGTTAATTCCGTGCGCTGGAATGCTCGGATTGCTTTTTGTCTGCCTAATTCTGATAGTTTAAGCGATCGCCTTGCCATTGCTAATCAATCAACTTGTGTAAAATTTAGTTAATTTTTTTTGCAAATTAGCGCCATTTTAACATTGCTCTCACTAACTTAAACATTACGCTAACTTGGCTTTGTCATGCTGGAATTTACTTAAATTCTAATTAATTATACCGAGAGGTTGTCATGAAAACAGTCCTAATAGTCGAAGACGAGGTAATTAATGTTAAAGTGTTCTCCAAAATTCTCACTAAGCAAGGTGGATTTGCCGTCAAACACAGCGAAAATCCTGAAGAAGTAATCCAACTCGCCAAATCGGGGCAAGCGGATGTTATCTTGATGGATGTTTCTCTGGCAAGGAGTTTTTATCAGGGTAAACCAGTAGATGGGATTAAAATCACGCAAATGTTGAAGGCTGATTCTACTACTGCGAGACTACCAGTTATTTTAGTAACCGCCCACGCCAGAGAAGGCGATCGCGAAGCATTTTTGCAACAAAGTGGTGCTGATGGTTATATTCCCAAACCTGTTATCGATCTACAAGATTTCCTCGCGCAAATTGCCGCGATGGTACCAGTATAGTTACAAGAATAAGTTTGGAGATTTTTTAGTTCCCGCCAGGAGGAAAATTTGCTGAAGGTGCAAGTCTACAAGATGAAAGCGATCGCGAATGTTAATCGTCAATCACAGATTCACGCTGGCGAACGCAGATTTAGCTTATACTATCTTAATCTGCGTTCCAGCTTGGTCTGTTGGCAATGATAGTTACAGGTTTCTTTCTCTGGGCAGTGGATTTGAGCAGAATGATTTTCTAACTTAAGCTTAAAATAGGCTTAATTGAGTTAGAGCAAATTATGAAATTCAACCGTGACTTGGTTAGACAAATCTTTAATTTAACGTCTATCCTCGGTGCTTTTGGGATTAATATTTGGGCTAATCTCGCCCCAATTAAAGGTTTGACGATTGGCGAAATA
Proteins encoded in this region:
- a CDS encoding response regulator; translated protein: MKTVLIVEDEVINVKVFSKILTKQGGFAVKHSENPEEVIQLAKSGQADVILMDVSLARSFYQGKPVDGIKITQMLKADSTTARLPVILVTAHAREGDREAFLQQSGADGYIPKPVIDLQDFLAQIAAMVPV